A genomic window from Flavobacterium hankyongi includes:
- a CDS encoding class I SAM-dependent methyltransferase produces the protein MIPKNKLRESIFRHLDGIVTAPVAHILKEKGILDYILKNKKVTLAKLVEEFKANEGYLNVALRVLASQGFLDYDIDIQNDVITVEVNQKSEYAFSLFYLYKDVVTLLNTSTIFTANVITADSISVLEPIFEKYKASYDLKWETDENLKSIQEQILMHIEGYLVAPITVSLGMSGMFHKYFMESSFSADEFHKNPESFSKMLDFLAYLGWFLQKKGKYQFTEDGLFIAKRASAYGVTVSYLPMFKNLETLIFGNPNKLRDIGQNEEEIHVNREMNVWGSGGAHTTYFKVIDDIIIELFNKPIHEQPKGILDMGCGNGAFLQHIFEVIERQTLRGKLLDEHPLFLVGADYNQAALKVTRANLIKADIWAKVIWGDIGNPQQLSDDLKEDYNIDLKDLLNVRTFLDHNRIWEVPSQKTEGRVSTSSGAFAHRGVRINNNDVEDNLLEHFKKWAPYVHRFGLLIIELHTVSPDLTANNVGSTAATAYDATHGFSDQFIVEIDVLHKIAAEAGLFPDKEYFKKYPNTDYATVSINLLKG, from the coding sequence ATGATACCAAAAAACAAATTACGTGAATCGATATTTAGACATTTAGATGGCATTGTTACTGCACCAGTAGCACATATTTTAAAAGAAAAAGGAATTTTAGATTATATTCTAAAAAATAAAAAAGTTACTCTTGCCAAGTTAGTTGAAGAATTTAAAGCTAATGAAGGCTATCTCAATGTGGCCCTTAGAGTATTAGCTTCACAGGGATTTTTAGATTATGACATCGATATTCAAAATGATGTTATTACGGTTGAGGTAAATCAGAAAAGTGAATATGCTTTTAGTCTGTTCTATCTTTATAAAGACGTGGTAACATTATTGAACACTTCAACTATTTTTACTGCCAATGTTATCACTGCTGATAGTATAAGTGTTTTGGAACCAATTTTTGAAAAATATAAAGCTTCTTATGATTTAAAGTGGGAAACCGATGAAAATTTAAAAAGTATTCAAGAGCAAATTCTCATGCATATTGAAGGTTATTTGGTTGCTCCAATAACGGTTAGCTTGGGAATGAGTGGTATGTTTCATAAGTACTTTATGGAATCTTCTTTTAGTGCCGATGAATTTCATAAAAATCCCGAATCGTTTTCAAAAATGCTTGACTTTTTAGCCTATTTGGGATGGTTTTTACAGAAAAAAGGGAAATATCAATTTACTGAAGATGGATTGTTTATAGCCAAAAGAGCTTCAGCATACGGTGTAACTGTTTCCTACTTACCAATGTTTAAGAATTTAGAAACATTGATTTTTGGAAATCCTAATAAACTAAGAGACATTGGGCAAAATGAAGAAGAGATTCATGTAAACAGAGAAATGAATGTGTGGGGTAGTGGAGGAGCACATACAACTTATTTTAAGGTTATAGACGATATAATTATCGAATTATTTAATAAACCAATTCATGAACAACCCAAGGGAATTCTTGATATGGGGTGTGGTAATGGCGCTTTCTTACAACATATTTTTGAAGTGATAGAAAGACAAACTCTTCGTGGGAAATTATTAGACGAGCATCCACTGTTTTTAGTTGGCGCCGATTATAATCAAGCTGCATTAAAAGTGACAAGAGCTAATTTAATCAAAGCAGATATTTGGGCTAAAGTAATTTGGGGTGATATTGGAAATCCTCAGCAATTATCAGATGATTTGAAAGAGGATTACAATATTGATTTAAAAGATTTGCTTAATGTGCGTACGTTTTTAGATCATAATCGTATTTGGGAAGTACCTTCTCAAAAAACAGAAGGTAGAGTAAGCACTTCTTCTGGAGCGTTTGCACATAGAGGAGTTAGGATTAATAATAATGATGTTGAAGATAATTTACTAGAACATTTCAAGAAATGGGCACCTTATGTACATCGATTCGGATTGTTAATTATTGAGTTGCATACAGTTTCTCCAGATTTAACAGCTAATAACGTTGGAAGTACTGCAGCAACAGCTTATGATGCCACACATGGCTTTTCGGATCAATTTATTGTAGAGATAGATGTACTACATAAAATAGCCGCAGAAGCAGGACTTTTCCCTGATAAAGAATATTTCAAAAAATATCCTAATACTGACTACGCAACAGTAAGTATTAATTTGCTGAAAGGATAA
- a CDS encoding 2'-5' RNA ligase family protein, whose protein sequence is MTEKYSIVIHPSEEIIEEVKKMKELLANHVGWFGSKNAVAHITICEFEATENDLKKVYSELTQLSAPITPLTVSIKDFDSFPNGAFYMAIEEESKKQLRPIMKRYHNSLSVKTYHHSDTPHITIGRGLKPQQLNSAQELFKNYNESFYCDNIVLRKFNPEVKQYFVIEKFWFKSEPESQLVLF, encoded by the coding sequence ATGACAGAAAAGTATTCAATAGTAATACATCCTTCAGAAGAAATTATTGAAGAGGTTAAAAAGATGAAAGAACTTTTAGCCAATCATGTAGGTTGGTTTGGAAGTAAAAATGCTGTAGCTCATATTACAATTTGCGAATTTGAAGCTACTGAAAATGATTTAAAAAAAGTTTATTCCGAATTAACACAACTTTCAGCCCCTATTACCCCCCTTACGGTTTCAATTAAAGATTTTGATTCATTTCCTAATGGTGCTTTCTACATGGCTATTGAAGAAGAATCTAAAAAACAACTTCGTCCTATAATGAAACGTTACCATAATAGTTTATCCGTTAAAACCTATCATCATAGCGACACTCCACACATAACAATTGGTCGAGGATTAAAACCTCAGCAGCTTAATTCTGCACAAGAATTATTTAAAAACTATAATGAGAGCTTTTATTGTGACAATATCGTTTTGAGAAAATTCAACCCAGAAGTAAAGCAATATTTTGTCATAGAAAAATTTTGGTTTAAAAGTGAACCCGAAAGTCAATTAGTTCTTTTCTAG
- a CDS encoding type I restriction-modification system subunit M: MAKQAKAKKEKSIEETLWDSANKLRGTVESSEYKHVVLGLIFLKFASDKFEDRRKELIADGKEKFLEMKEFYNMSNIFYLPEEARWSFVIENSKQADIALKIDTALHTIEKNNPSLKGALPDNYFSRLNMDVSKLAALLDTINNIDTTKDKEQDIVGRVYEYFLSKFAIAEGKGKGEFYTPKSIVNLIAEMIEPYRGIIYDPACGSGGMFVQSIKFIENHHGNKKEISIYGQEYTATTYKLAKMNLAIRGISANLGDVPADTFGKDQHPDLKADFIMANPPFNQKDWRAADELTDDPRWRGYDIPPTSNANYGWILNMVSKLSENGVAGFILANGALSGGGTEYEIRKKLIENDLVEAIVILPQNMFYTTGISVTLWIINKNKKERIVQLPDEIRNYRKREDEILFMDLRQKGIPFEKKYTQFSEKEIVAIAKNYHTWQTDLKSYQNIPEFCYGATKSEVAAKDYSLVPSKYIEFVNRDENIDYEHKMLALQKEINQLLQEEAQSKEDLLNVFKELGYEIKL; this comes from the coding sequence ATGGCTAAACAAGCAAAAGCAAAAAAAGAAAAATCGATTGAGGAAACCCTTTGGGATTCAGCGAATAAACTAAGAGGAACCGTTGAATCGTCGGAATACAAACACGTTGTTTTGGGATTGATCTTCCTGAAGTTTGCGAGTGATAAATTTGAAGACCGCCGAAAAGAACTTATTGCCGATGGCAAGGAAAAGTTTTTGGAGATGAAGGAGTTTTACAACATGTCTAACATTTTCTATTTGCCGGAAGAAGCGCGTTGGTCGTTTGTTATTGAAAACTCCAAGCAGGCGGATATTGCTTTGAAGATTGATACCGCTTTGCATACCATTGAGAAAAACAATCCTTCGCTGAAAGGCGCTTTGCCGGACAATTACTTTTCCCGTTTGAATATGGATGTGAGCAAGCTGGCGGCTTTGCTGGACACCATTAACAATATTGATACCACCAAAGACAAAGAACAGGATATTGTGGGGCGTGTGTATGAATACTTTTTGAGCAAGTTTGCCATAGCGGAAGGTAAAGGAAAAGGGGAATTCTATACCCCGAAAAGTATTGTAAACCTGATTGCCGAAATGATTGAGCCGTACCGGGGGATTATTTATGACCCTGCCTGTGGATCGGGTGGTATGTTTGTGCAGTCGATTAAGTTTATTGAGAACCATCACGGGAATAAAAAAGAAATTTCCATTTACGGACAGGAATATACGGCCACTACCTATAAACTGGCGAAGATGAACCTTGCCATTCGCGGGATTTCGGCCAACTTGGGCGATGTGCCTGCTGATACCTTTGGTAAAGACCAGCACCCTGATTTGAAAGCCGATTTTATCATGGCCAATCCGCCTTTTAACCAAAAAGACTGGAGAGCTGCCGATGAACTGACCGACGACCCGCGTTGGAGAGGTTATGACATACCTCCTACCAGCAATGCCAATTACGGTTGGATTTTGAACATGGTGAGCAAGCTTTCTGAAAACGGCGTTGCCGGATTCATCTTGGCCAATGGTGCTTTATCCGGTGGCGGTACCGAATATGAAATTAGAAAAAAACTGATTGAAAATGACTTGGTAGAAGCTATTGTGATTTTACCACAAAATATGTTTTACACCACTGGTATCAGTGTGACTCTTTGGATAATAAACAAAAACAAAAAAGAACGCATTGTACAATTGCCGGATGAAATCCGAAACTACCGCAAACGTGAAGATGAGATTCTATTCATGGATTTACGCCAAAAAGGGATTCCGTTTGAGAAGAAGTACACTCAGTTTTCGGAAAAGGAGATTGTAGCCATCGCAAAAAACTACCATACTTGGCAGACTGATTTAAAATCCTATCAGAACATCCCTGAGTTTTGTTATGGCGCTACTAAAAGTGAAGTGGCTGCAAAAGATTATTCGCTTGTTCCCAGCAAATATATTGAGTTTGTAAACCGTGATGAAAACATAGATTACGAACACAAAATGCTTGCCTTACAAAAGGAGATTAACCAACTGTTACAAGAGGAAGCCCAATCAAAAGAAGATTTATTAAACGTGTTTAAAGAATTGGGTTATGAAATCAAGTTATAA
- a CDS encoding sensor histidine kinase, producing the protein MTNEKIALGIIIGLFFISLIVLFCVLIVKLYINKVKNYTKVIYQKDIDFQKTLNQTILETQEQVLNNIAQDLHDDVGQQLTYINFQLENLKLDNTDFKTVLNPLSESVGHLAHSIRSISHSLSNQLLVQQNIIRAITSEVKRLQKNSKINIKFSLESDTGKEYSTNEKIVIYRIFQEIINNCLKHAKATEIRINISTNPYFKMTVKDNGKGFDYDKAKVNAKTLGIHNMSSRAAIINHELHITSKLGEGTTIVLSEKNKL; encoded by the coding sequence ATGACTAATGAAAAAATTGCTTTGGGAATTATTATTGGATTATTTTTCATAAGCCTAATAGTATTGTTTTGTGTGCTGATAGTCAAACTCTACATTAACAAAGTAAAAAACTACACCAAAGTTATTTACCAGAAAGATATTGACTTTCAAAAAACGCTAAACCAAACCATACTGGAAACACAAGAGCAGGTGCTTAACAACATCGCACAGGATTTACATGATGATGTAGGACAACAACTTACGTATATTAATTTTCAACTAGAGAATCTAAAACTGGATAATACTGATTTCAAAACTGTTCTAAATCCACTTTCTGAATCGGTGGGACATTTAGCACATTCTATAAGAAGTATAAGCCATTCATTAAGCAATCAATTATTGGTACAACAGAATATTATTAGGGCTATTACTAGTGAAGTGAAACGATTACAGAAAAATTCTAAAATTAACATCAAATTTTCTTTAGAAAGTGATACTGGTAAAGAATATTCGACAAACGAGAAAATTGTAATTTATCGTATCTTCCAAGAAATCATCAACAATTGTCTCAAGCATGCTAAGGCCACTGAAATAAGAATAAATATTAGTACAAATCCTTATTTTAAAATGACAGTAAAGGACAACGGTAAAGGATTTGATTATGATAAAGCCAAAGTTAATGCTAAAACGCTTGGAATTCATAACATGAGTTCGCGTGCAGCCATTATTAATCATGAGCTACATATCACATCAAAACTTGGAGAAGGCACCACTATTGTACTTTCTGAAAAAAATAAATTATGA
- a CDS encoding response regulator: MTTNKATICIIDDHAIVRQGLKELLHKIGTYNVISEFDNGEDFLESLPLNPKPDVYILDYSMPNRNGIEVLQALEEKEEEYKVLLLTQHFDENIINSAYHHGARGFLHKNCSASDLQFAIDNIIKIGYNNISDILKRIKNYNIPTLTEKVDIVLSDRELTFLKLVCDANEFTYDQMADMMNLSLKSIEAYRTALFERFNIKSKVGLVLFSHKYKLTEPFI, translated from the coding sequence ATGACAACAAACAAAGCTACCATTTGTATTATTGATGACCACGCCATTGTGAGACAAGGGCTTAAAGAGCTTTTACATAAAATAGGTACTTATAATGTGATTAGCGAATTTGATAACGGAGAAGATTTTTTAGAAAGCCTTCCGTTAAACCCAAAACCTGATGTCTACATTTTAGACTATTCTATGCCAAATAGGAATGGAATTGAAGTTTTACAGGCATTGGAAGAAAAAGAAGAGGAATACAAAGTTTTATTACTGACCCAGCATTTTGATGAAAACATTATCAATTCAGCCTATCATCATGGAGCAAGAGGCTTTTTGCATAAAAACTGTAGTGCTTCCGACTTACAATTTGCGATTGACAATATCATCAAAATAGGTTACAACAATATCTCCGATATACTTAAACGCATAAAAAACTATAATATACCAACATTGACAGAAAAAGTAGATATAGTACTTTCTGATAGAGAACTCACTTTTTTAAAACTAGTGTGTGATGCCAACGAATTTACCTATGATCAAATGGCCGATATGATGAATCTCTCCTTAAAGTCTATCGAAGCCTATCGCACGGCACTTTTTGAGCGTTTTAATATTAAATCGAAAGTTGGTTTAGTCTTGTTTTCTCACAAATACAAACTTACTGAACCGTTTATTTAA
- a CDS encoding restriction endonuclease subunit S yields MKSSYKRLGDFIKEINIKNSDLKIKNLVGVSIEKTLIKSVANTIGTDMSTYKIIKKNQLACKLMSVGRDEKLPVDLYTDENPSIISAAYYVFEPVSSDILLPEYLKMWLFRKETDRYVGYVSGGDVRGGISWETFSEMPIKVPTIEKQQEIIKEYNIIQNRITLNNQLIAKLEETAQTIYKQWFVDFEFPISDTEALEVIEKQKGYKSSGGKMVWCEELDKEVPGGWNVGTLSELSQMIDGDRGSNYPNSNDFFENEYCLFLNASNVTKSGFNFSKCQFINKEKDELLRKGKLQINDIVLTSRGTVGNLAFFSDKIRYKNIRINSGMLIIRPKIEASYLFSMLNSFEFGKAIENYISGSAVPQLPIKDLSVIKILIPNKLVMNNFSKIGLSLFREIDIIKNQNQKLEELKELLLGRMVREN; encoded by the coding sequence ATGAAATCAAGTTATAAAAGATTAGGTGATTTCATTAAAGAAATAAATATCAAAAATTCAGATTTAAAAATAAAGAATTTAGTTGGTGTAAGTATTGAGAAAACCTTGATTAAGTCTGTTGCTAATACAATTGGCACAGATATGTCAACATATAAGATTATCAAAAAAAATCAATTGGCATGTAAGTTAATGAGTGTTGGTAGAGATGAAAAATTACCCGTTGATTTATATACAGATGAAAATCCTTCAATCATATCAGCTGCATATTACGTATTTGAACCTGTTAGTAGTGACATTTTATTGCCTGAATATTTAAAAATGTGGCTTTTCCGAAAAGAAACTGACAGATATGTAGGTTATGTTAGTGGTGGAGATGTAAGAGGTGGTATTTCATGGGAAACGTTTTCTGAAATGCCTATCAAAGTTCCTACCATTGAAAAACAACAAGAAATTATAAAGGAATACAACATCATCCAAAACCGTATTACCCTGAACAACCAGCTTATTGCCAAATTGGAAGAAACGGCGCAAACGATTTATAAGCAGTGGTTTGTGGATTTTGAGTTTCCCATTTCTGACACTGAGGCTCTCGAAGTGATTGAAAAACAAAAGGGGTACAAATCTTCTGGAGGTAAGATGGTTTGGTGTGAGGAGTTGGATAAAGAGGTTCCAGGGGGGTGGAATGTTGGTACATTAAGTGAATTATCTCAAATGATTGACGGCGATAGAGGAAGCAATTATCCTAATAGCAATGATTTCTTTGAAAACGAGTATTGTTTGTTTTTAAATGCGAGTAATGTTACTAAAAGTGGTTTTAATTTTAGCAAGTGTCAATTTATAAATAAAGAAAAAGATGAGTTATTAAGAAAAGGTAAATTGCAAATAAATGATATTGTTTTAACTTCAAGAGGAACGGTTGGAAATCTAGCTTTTTTTTCAGATAAAATTCGATATAAAAATATTAGAATCAATTCAGGAATGTTAATTATTAGACCCAAAATTGAAGCTAGTTATTTGTTTTCAATGCTAAATTCATTTGAATTTGGCAAAGCAATTGAAAATTATATTTCGGGTTCGGCTGTCCCGCAACTTCCTATAAAAGATTTAAGTGTCATTAAAATATTAATCCCAAATAAATTAGTTATGAATAATTTTTCCAAAATAGGATTATCATTATTTAGAGAGATTGACATCATAAAAAATCAGAACCAAAAACTTGAGGAGTTGAAGGAGTTGTTGTTGGGGAGAATGGTTAGAGAGAATTAA
- a CDS encoding Crp/Fnr family transcriptional regulator: MKQIVKDNFPSFNQLLLDDIEKNAAIKEFNAGEVLIRSGQYIKNTILVLKGKIKIYREDDDGNEFFMYYLQPGQACAISMICATKSETSAVMAKVVEDAEVVQLPLPLMEKWMAQHRSWYEFVIDTYRKRFEEVLEVIDNIAFKAMDERLAFYLKKHKEVTQSKDIKLSHQEIATELNTSREVISRLLKKMEQQGLVSLYRNHIELIK; this comes from the coding sequence ATGAAACAAATAGTAAAGGACAATTTTCCCAGTTTTAATCAATTATTACTCGATGACATTGAAAAAAATGCTGCAATTAAAGAATTTAATGCTGGAGAAGTACTTATTCGTTCTGGACAATACATTAAAAACACCATTTTAGTCCTTAAAGGAAAAATTAAAATTTATCGAGAAGACGATGATGGAAACGAATTCTTTATGTACTATTTACAGCCCGGTCAGGCCTGTGCCATATCTATGATTTGTGCAACGAAAAGTGAAACTAGTGCTGTGATGGCAAAAGTAGTTGAAGATGCAGAAGTTGTACAATTACCCTTACCACTTATGGAAAAATGGATGGCACAACATCGCAGTTGGTATGAGTTTGTTATTGATACTTATAGAAAACGTTTTGAAGAAGTACTCGAGGTGATTGATAATATTGCTTTTAAAGCAATGGATGAACGTTTAGCATTTTATCTAAAAAAACACAAAGAAGTTACGCAATCTAAAGATATTAAACTTTCTCATCAGGAAATTGCTACTGAATTAAATACTTCTCGCGAAGTCATTTCAAGATTACTAAAAAAAATGGAGCAACAGGGCTTAGTTAGTTTATATAGAAATCATATAGAACTGATAAAATAA
- a CDS encoding phospholipase D-like domain-containing protein: MKKKLLLYLLPFCLITSIVSSQTTIRENNFTSKYFTNKIEVSFDNPASIITISDAFSGEKLYFSSNKQNTTYTIPVSKPGQILVVNYIENGVEKTTRLATQSLSTGEIKVYFNHAVSTSVAYPGNNATNLGNTLDDKLIEKINACTSTLDIAIYNSASPNATSGIAGAINAAYTRGVQVRVIYDGSTSSAMIPLLNAGIPKLASPTTSDYGIMHNKFVIFDANDADANKPLVWTGATNWTVVQIDGPDSNNVITFQDQALALGYKLEFEEMWGSNTMTPNLVNSKFGPYKTDNTPHNYVIGGKAVENYFSPTDGPTTAIINCINSANSDIDIATMLITRDDIANAIINKYNAGITNTNLLTDTQNPSGNDFNLIQSNIASGHAVKDVVTGSIMHHKFVVIDNSNPTSDAQVLTGSHNWSSSAETRNDENTVVVHDANIANQYYQAFHYLYTLAAGVLSVNSSTFNEQSLTLYPNPTNNNITIRNSGEDDINNCSIVLYDFMGKKIYEKEIGLLFNETIDLSNQQTGVYILNIKSDDKVKSFKVVKQ; the protein is encoded by the coding sequence ATGAAAAAAAAACTACTATTATACCTTTTACCATTTTGTTTAATCACATCAATTGTTAGTAGTCAAACAACAATTAGAGAAAATAATTTTACAAGTAAATATTTCACTAACAAAATTGAAGTAAGCTTTGATAATCCAGCAAGCATTATAACTATTTCAGATGCATTTAGCGGTGAAAAACTATATTTTTCATCAAACAAACAAAACACAACATACACTATTCCTGTTTCTAAACCCGGACAGATATTGGTAGTAAATTATATCGAAAACGGAGTAGAAAAAACAACACGATTGGCAACTCAGTCCCTTTCAACTGGGGAAATAAAAGTGTATTTCAATCATGCAGTAAGTACATCAGTAGCTTACCCTGGAAATAATGCAACAAATCTAGGAAACACATTAGATGACAAATTAATTGAAAAAATAAATGCTTGTACCTCAACTTTAGACATTGCTATTTATAATTCGGCTTCACCAAATGCTACTTCTGGAATTGCTGGTGCAATAAACGCTGCTTATACAAGAGGTGTGCAAGTGAGAGTAATATATGACGGATCTACAAGTAGCGCCATGATTCCTTTATTAAATGCTGGTATACCAAAACTTGCGAGTCCAACTACATCTGATTATGGAATTATGCACAACAAGTTTGTCATTTTTGATGCTAATGATGCAGACGCAAACAAACCTTTAGTCTGGACTGGTGCTACAAACTGGACAGTGGTACAAATTGATGGACCAGATTCTAACAATGTAATCACTTTTCAGGATCAAGCTTTAGCCTTAGGATATAAATTAGAATTTGAAGAAATGTGGGGAAGCAATACAATGACTCCTAATCTTGTTAATTCTAAATTTGGTCCCTACAAAACTGACAATACTCCACACAATTATGTTATTGGCGGAAAGGCTGTGGAAAATTATTTTAGTCCTACGGATGGCCCTACTACAGCTATTATAAATTGTATCAACTCAGCAAATTCAGACATCGATATTGCCACTATGCTTATTACTAGGGATGATATTGCCAATGCTATTATAAATAAATATAATGCTGGAATTACTAATACAAATCTTCTTACAGATACGCAAAACCCTTCTGGAAACGATTTCAATTTAATCCAAAGTAATATTGCTTCTGGTCACGCCGTAAAAGATGTGGTAACAGGTAGCATTATGCATCACAAATTTGTTGTTATTGACAACAGCAACCCAACATCAGACGCACAAGTTTTAACTGGTTCTCATAACTGGAGTTCTTCGGCTGAAACTAGAAATGATGAAAATACAGTTGTGGTACACGATGCCAATATTGCAAATCAGTACTATCAAGCTTTTCATTATTTGTATACACTTGCAGCTGGAGTTTTATCTGTAAATAGTTCAACTTTCAATGAGCAATCTCTTACTTTATATCCTAACCCAACAAATAATAACATTACTATTAGAAATTCTGGAGAAGATGATATTAATAACTGTTCAATAGTCCTTTACGATTTTATGGGTAAGAAAATTTATGAAAAAGAAATTGGGCTTTTATTCAATGAGACTATCGATTTATCAAATCAGCAAACTGGCGTTTACATTTTGAATATAAAAAGTGATGATAAAGTAAAAAGTTTTAAAGTAGTAAAACAATAA
- a CDS encoding DUF6642 family protein codes for MFSKKRIYCLESVPDVESPSKSLFLPELENLALQYGITNVYKTCDSIEGFEESISTLVYEDRNFKDYSIIYLVFEGKENELKIDNYYYSFEELAEFFEGKLKGKIIHFSNTFLLDLEEETFQYFLDVTGAKAISGYGNRVPVLSAALDNLYFSLGEEFDDPTEIVEVLYEKQYTICKTMGFKMYY; via the coding sequence ATGTTTTCTAAAAAACGCATTTATTGTTTAGAATCGGTTCCTGATGTAGAATCTCCAAGCAAAAGTCTTTTCCTCCCTGAGTTAGAAAATTTAGCTCTTCAATATGGGATTACTAATGTGTACAAAACCTGCGATAGTATTGAAGGATTTGAAGAAAGCATAAGTACTTTAGTTTATGAAGATCGTAATTTTAAAGACTACTCTATTATTTACTTAGTTTTTGAAGGCAAAGAAAATGAACTAAAAATTGATAATTACTATTACAGTTTTGAAGAATTGGCAGAATTTTTTGAGGGAAAGCTAAAAGGTAAAATCATTCATTTTTCGAACACTTTCCTTTTAGATTTAGAAGAAGAAACTTTTCAATATTTTCTTGATGTTACTGGAGCAAAAGCTATTTCAGGCTATGGAAATCGAGTACCAGTGCTAAGTGCTGCACTCGATAATTTATATTTTTCATTAGGAGAAGAATTTGATGATCCAACCGAAATAGTAGAAGTACTCTATGAAAAGCAATATACTATTTGTAAAACTATGGGGTTTAAAATGTATTATTAA
- a CDS encoding helix-turn-helix domain-containing protein produces MKHKQNLKSLLGISQEEIAILLGITRSQWSMYELGKRDLPLHAKQELAQLLIYLQKKETTNIELQQLRSNEKKEMQKQLENELQIVTHKKQFIARKIVVMEKLRKEGFAAMELVAYLKAKDHDDKNKSLILQIEFRSLHLLKKYSEVNIEQLKMKQQLMEHQTYTLLEKIKSKQNESPDDFL; encoded by the coding sequence ATGAAACACAAACAAAATTTAAAGAGTCTGCTAGGAATATCCCAAGAGGAAATTGCTATTTTGTTAGGTATTACTCGTAGTCAATGGTCTATGTATGAACTGGGCAAACGAGACTTGCCTTTGCATGCCAAGCAAGAACTAGCACAATTGCTTATATATCTTCAAAAAAAGGAAACAACTAATATAGAATTGCAGCAACTAAGAAGCAATGAGAAAAAGGAAATGCAAAAACAATTAGAAAACGAATTACAAATTGTAACGCATAAAAAACAATTCATAGCACGAAAGATTGTGGTAATGGAAAAGCTACGCAAAGAGGGTTTTGCAGCTATGGAACTGGTTGCTTATCTAAAAGCGAAAGACCATGACGATAAAAATAAGTCCTTAATATTACAAATAGAGTTTCGCTCGCTACACTTACTAAAAAAGTACAGCGAAGTGAATATAGAACAGTTAAAAATGAAGCAACAATTAATGGAACATCAAACTTATACCCTATTAGAAAAGATAAAATCGAAACAAAACGAATCACCTGATGATTTCCTATAA
- a CDS encoding GIY-YIG nuclease family protein encodes MKGYMYILECSDGSYYTGSTIDLERRIEEHQNGEGANHTKKRLPVTLVYYEEYARIDEAFYREKQIQGWSRKKKEALIGSCEKSLKEAAQCINETHFKNYKGGFDSAQPPLVNGD; translated from the coding sequence ATGAAAGGATATATGTATATTTTAGAATGTTCAGATGGGAGTTATTACACTGGAAGTACTATCGATTTAGAACGAAGGATTGAGGAGCATCAAAATGGGGAAGGAGCCAATCATACTAAAAAGAGACTGCCAGTTACTCTGGTGTATTATGAGGAATACGCACGTATTGATGAAGCTTTTTACAGAGAAAAACAAATTCAGGGTTGGAGTAGGAAAAAGAAAGAGGCTTTGATTGGATCTTGTGAAAAGTCATTGAAAGAAGCAGCACAATGTATTAATGAAACTCATTTTAAGAATTATAAAGGTGGTTTCGACTCCGCTCAACCACCGCTAGTTAATGGTGACTGA
- a CDS encoding GIY-YIG nuclease family protein: MNELHAMKGYMYILECSDGSYYTGSTIDLERRLQEHQNGEEANHTKKRLPVTLVCLREPQATARNFLWWLRQFEYLSVRSSA; encoded by the coding sequence ATGAATGAATTACACGCCATGAAAGGATATATGTATATTTTAGAATGTTCCGACGGAAGTTATTATACCGGAAGTACAATAGATTTGGAGCGACGATTGCAAGAACATCAAAATGGGGAAGAAGCCAATCATACTAAAAAGAGACTGCCAGTTACTCTGGTGTGCCTTCGAGAACCTCAGGCAACAGCGAGAAATTTTCTATGGTGGCTTCGACAATTCGAGTACCTCAGTGTGCGAAGCTCAGCATAA